Part of the Carassius auratus strain Wakin linkage group LG28B, ASM336829v1, whole genome shotgun sequence genome, TCACAAACAAGCCCCCACAGGAAAAGAGCACCTCCATCAGGACTGCAGCACAGACACATGAGGCTCTTCACGAGAGATCAGCTCAAACACATGCACGTCTGGAGCCACTCCACCCAACACACACACGTTCACGCTCCGCTTGTGTTTGAGGGAAATACACCACCCAACCCAGGAAAAACTACAGAGATGATTACATTACACATACAGTTTCTCAACAAACACACTCTCATGCAAACACAAAATAAGTCCAggatgagaaaaataaaaaaaaagcttgttgaAATACACAATGCATTGTGGAGATTGAGATGATGTGACGGTGATGTAGAGCAGATCTTCTGGGCCGCAAAAACTGATTTCACATCTCGAACCAGAGCACGAACACGGGCCGAGGTGACGAAGAGGAATAGTTCCCAGATCCAAAGAGAAGACATCCAGCTCCTTATTGATCATTTTAAACATGAACTTGCCTTAAATGGACATCTCATGGAgtgatattgaaataaaatagaaattggttcttcaaaatattaataaaagtctATCTCAACGACACCAAAAAAAGCTGACATgaatatgcacacacaaacagacaaaaaaaaagacaactataATGACCAAaaacaaggtgtgtgtgtggggggggcgggtgatttttattttttttaaaggtccacACTGATTAACTATTGCATCCATAAAAGTCAGATTATGCAAGCGAAGTACTGTAGCTTGCAGTTTTGTATGCACTGTAAGTGAAGCCACATACTAAAATGCTACACAAGGCATGAACTTGGTGCTCTGCTATTCGATTGTTACTTATTAACACTTTTGATTAAACAGTAAAAGCTGCTGAGCTTCTATGATGCCAAACAAAAAAGAATGGGTTTCAAAGTACAAACCTGTTCAGCGAACAAAAATCTGATCCTGGGTCAGTTTCTGCCTTTCACGTGACTATGACTGACCTTAAAcagatctgattctggatcagtcTACTGAGAAACTCCTGTGTGGctacactgtatatataaagcACATCACTATAGGACAATCTACACACATACAAACTACTGAATAAACACAGCACTGGATCAATCGAAACACTAAACTACGAGACCTATACGTGCATTTACCTGCAAATCTGACTCAATCTGACCACCAGCAATGGGAGGAACTTCAAAATACGGAAAAAACATTAGACAGgtgcaatacaaataaaacacaagcCCTATGACACATTTCAAGTTTGTTATAGCTCCGTGAAGCTAAATGTGGACATTTTGAACACCAGTACAAGCGCAAGTTGACATTTTTTAACCAAAACAGAAGCCTATTGAGCTGTTCAGCTTTAGAAATGGGTGGATCCACCGTAATCTCTTCAGAGATGATTCACAACTTCAGGAATCTGTCTAAACCTGCTTTACAAGTAGTTTAACACTGAAGTACAAACTAACGTAACTCTGAGACTGAAGGGTTTTTAGTTTTGATGTAATGAAGGCGATCcggattacatgtaatctagTTACAAGTATCAGACTAGTTACTTTTCGAttacacaattacattacaaacacgataaaatgcacaaatatttcttatttatatgtaaattcgctctctctctttctctctgtttaggTCAGCTGAACCTCTTTTAcctaatacatattttatatttttatatcaatatggcaCAACACGATAAATAAGTTAGGTCAAATGTAATCTAAACGTAGTCTGATTATTTAACCCAAAATGTGTAATGTGATGGATTAAGTCACTGCCTACTGTACTATTTGTCATGTATTGGACTacagtttgtaagtaatctaGCCAGCTCTGAACGATGTTCGGCTGTGAAAGATCAACAAGTCCCACTCATAATTACCTTTGACATAGGAGTCCCACTGTTTCCTGTAGTTCAGATCCATGTAGACATCTGCGCAGAGATCTGGAGCGCAGCCGGTCAGAGAACCGAAGACTTTGTACTCGTACAGACCCGTTTCCTGTCGAACACAAATGACGACCAGATGAGAGCCAGAGCCTGTAACACTGAACAAGCCCCATGGTATATAAGACTCATGTGTGTGATGTTATGGATGCACGAGGGGGGAAACTGATCCCCATGCATGCGGACAGCATCTCTTGAATGCATCAGTCATGCTTGCTCTTGCTTGTGTGTTTTCACTTAAAAATCACTAAAACATGTGGATCTGAAGTCATTTCATTTGCAGCGAGGCAACTTTGAAATACTAGGTAGCctatgtatttaataaaacactATGAAATCAGCCAATTTCTACAACACATATTGTCatttcacacacatatatttatatatatacaaaatgttaaaCTCAAGTGAACATTCTAGggctaatttatttttaaaagccatttttTCTAATATGAAACCATTACTCATAAtacaatatgattttaaaaataaataaatatgattataatgGAATTTTACGTTTAGAGGACAGAAATGTCAAAAAATTATTCTATTTCAACTAGAACTAGAAGAGTATGTTTATCTATAGAAAACAACTGtgtattatgcattttattttctagaacacaaacatgtttagcatcatttaaataatagttttattactatttataattttttaaatatattttccatttattttagttaaaataatttttgtaatttgtatttatgtatattttttatgattttttttttattaagttttatttttcgtACACAAAGTTacactaaataaaaacatatagagatatattcattcattcgttcaacGCTTAACATTATGTTTTTAGATTTAGTTGTAATAACCCTGGAACACAACACAGATCTGTTGCTTTTAAAGTCAGTTTGAAGCGTATACATTCTACCATTATGTTATTACGCACAGCTCAATACTATACACACGAATGTATGTTCTTTGTGCATTTTAACATATGTATAATCAAAAACAGCCACTGCAATATGTTAGACAGTAGCCTATATACTTGGTTTATGTTGTGTGTAAGGCTGTGATGCACAGTAACGCGGAAGACAGATCGCTTTGCTGCGTTGTTTTGATAGTCATGTCATTCGTCCTACATTCACCTTGCTGTAGAGTCGGTATATTTTGACGTTCATGGTCTCGGTGAAGAACTCCCATCCTCCGTCGAGCTGCGGCTCGTCCAGCTCGGTCCAGGCCTGCTGGACCTCCTCATCGCTGAAGAGCAGAGCCATACTGCTActgtactgctgctgctgctgcgtcCACCAGAGTCATGTGACCACCGGCGCTGCTGACGTCAGAGCGCAGCTGACCGCGCCACGTGCTCGCGCGCTCACGCATGAAGCCACACTAAATGAATTTTAGATATGTACCGTACATATATGAACATCCAGCTTTTCTTctatataaaataagtatatgAAAAGTATACagcatgttttgtattttatttagaattatattaatgtttaatttttaatttaatatatttaatataatgtattattatatcatttatacATTGTATGACATTTCACTATATTTCATAATAcgaaatataatgtattaatgcATCATTTTTTAAGTTGAATGTGCAGCCATCTATTTATATTCACAAAATAAACACTGACAGGGTCATCAAATGTATATTTGGTTATATGTTATTAACAAACAagataattacttttttttttttttggaatagttTTTATGAATATCTTAATATAATactttatgaataaattaattgtatattttgtttaGTACCACAAAGCAGGTCATAATGTACAGTCAACTGGCCATAATCTCAAAATAAACGCTgatatataaactataaacacAAAATTAATCAAAGAgacaattcatttattttatatttttatctaacattttatattagattttttttaaattctatttagtatttaatttactttgtatatagcatttttgttttactttttgtattttattttccatttatcataatgttttggtttgtttttatgttgtaaGAGATCATGTACAGTCAGGCAGTCATGTATGAGCATCTGTTAGTAACCCAATAGCATTTGATGTCAGATGATACTCCATACCTGCAGACCAGCTCAAATATTTATACTTCACCAGATTCATAACAAAATGCTTCAACTGCATAACATAAGCTCAATCGATTGCTTTAATGCTGCAGAACTTGCAGCTAAATGACAAAACTCCCAGAGGCCTCTGCTGTCAGTCACAGAAATCAGACATGGTGCATTTGAGGAAAGATTTCCTCCGGGAAGGAAGACTGCAGACAACACCCTGTATCAAATTACaagacaaaaagaagaagaaaaacgcACTGATGCTTGAGTctcatgtgcatgtgtttgagaGCAGAAGACAAATCCCAAACACATTCAAATGTACGTCATCCACAAACACTCATTCAGGCActcagtatactgtatatatcatgtCAGATGTTTGAAtgaataatgtgcatttatattcatttttatcatttttactaTGTACTTTTAAATgccagtaatatatatatatataggcaaccTTAAATGCCCTGAAAGTTGTTTTGGCTAAAAGTGTCTTCCACATAAATAACTGTTAattgcatttgtatttatatatgcaccaAGAAAATGTAGGTTATTAGGCTGCTTTTGTAAAAGTGTGAAATTCATTTATtgtaagatatatattttaatacactaAAACGgaaaccaaaacacacacatcatgagCCATCTTCATTTTGGGATGCTTTTAAAACACATCGGCAaacatttggctgagatacaactatttgaaaatttggaatctgaggatgcaaacaacaacaacaacaaaatcgacatattgagaaaacggcctttaaagttgtccaaatgaagttcttagcatcgcatattactaatcaaaaatgtggttcttatatatttacagtaggaaatttactaaatatattcaataacatgatctttatttaatatcataatgatttttggtataacagaaaaatctatcattttgacccatacaatgttttgttggcTTTTTGCAACAAATTCACCACAGTgttttcagactggttttgtgctccatggtCACATATCACAAAAGCAgattttacagtatacaaaataGTCCATGAAATGGTCAAATCTGCCGCTTACGCTCCTCCCCCTGAGTTCAGACTGAAGCAGTTTTAGTTCACATGGAGGAGGAGAAACACAGACGCTCATCTAGTGAATGAGggccccacacacacagagagagagagtcagtctCTCACAGGAGATCTTCACCAGCACACTGTGTTTGGAGTATACCGGGACATTCACGTCTTTAGTTTGCTGAACGGGATCTTTGGAGTGCAGGATGGAAAACACGTGTGAGGTGAGTGACTTGACCCCACTCTCAGATTACCTTCATGCACGCACCAAACTTACCATGCAATATTATTTCACACTCACATGTAGGATTTACATGAGTAACAGTGAATTAGTATATTGGTAAAGTTGCTGCACGTTTCTGCAGCCTTCATGCATGCATTTTCtgacatacactgtaaaaaaaaagctgcaaataaaacaactattatagatttttcttacaagaaatacaatttcagtctaGAACAAGAGTGTTAAGAGATCTAAGAGTCTTAAGTGAGTGAATATATATGCATACTCACTGCAATTCAATAAAACTAATAttgaaaactgtaaatataatgataaaaactgttttaagtgACCAAAACTGATGTTTTAACATATAAAGTCACTTCTGTAGCATTACAAATATAAAGCAATAAATATAGGCTATAAGCCATATTCAatgcacaaatgcatttaaactaaTACCAACCTTCGTGATAAATCTGAAAGGCTCAAATACATACTACTACAAGTATCAGATTGATATTTTATGACTTTCATCTAGTTTCATGAGAACTGATGaaccaaatttaaaaaaagaaaaattgctgCTTCCATTTTGTAAAAATGATAAGAAAATTCAATTTTCAGATTGTATAAATGAGTCTGCCCAtctattttattgtatgtttttgctTTAAAGAAAAAACTTTTCTACTTTGGATAACAGTTTTCTGAATAttgcattttcagttttgggtaaaATCTAAAATGCGGTTTCTGTCAGTTTCTACATTGTAAAAGCTCATTtactgctttattttttatttttttaagcataattCAATTGGGTGCATAAGTAATTTCAACTTAATTGTACTAATCCTACTTAAAAATCGAATTGAatcttgtatttaaataaaaaatgaagttaaAATCGGTTAAATTGATTTAATGAGTTAAAGTAGTGCGGAGACTTGTTACCATGACTTTATCATACCATGTTCACAGTGCACTGGGTCACTGAAGAAGATCTAATGGAAAAGTGTTGAAGTGGATCTAAACAGCGACTGAGGGTTGAAATCCAGGCCAAATGTTGCAGCTGTAATGTGTATCGTTCAGAGCGGAGAGAGTCGCGGGCGTTTGGCAGATCTGCTGACCCTCTTAAGAAAAAGCCCCTTGAGAGATGGCTGTTAATTTATCCGGCGCTCGTGTTTCACGGGCCGGTCTGTAATGTCACACGCCGAGCTCTCCAGGGAATGTGGCAGCTCTCTCTGCGTCATTCAGACGCCGCTCCAAAAGCAGATCCGGGGGGCTCTTCCCGTCTGAAAACCAAAACAACTCTAAAGTCCCAGCGTTTACTCACTATACTTCTCAAACATCGGGATAAGGGTTTGTTTAGATCGCTAGCACTTACACTTAGTATTAAACCAGCTCGTGTGCTCcaggtatatataatatatataatttaatatatattatataatttaataaacaattcttgtcattactatttattattttgttttttattaattaaaacaattttagttttagttttagttaacaacaatgcacctgaacaacagatttttttctctctctttctctttatcatGCCTTTGTAAAGCTTTATGAACAAACTTTGCTTTTTTGCTTTTCTCCTAGGTGTGGAAACCGGCACAGTAGAGCGTATTGACGGCTCAGACGGCGGCCGATGCCCCAAAACACGCTGACCCTTGACCCTGCGATGCCCACCGAGCTGCTGAAAGACACCATGACGATCCCCGGAGCTCCTGAGCGAATCCTGCAAGAGAAAAGCAACAACAACGAGCCTCCTCAGCTGCAGCCGCTAGCCATCACCATCGCCCTGGTCAACGAGGGCCAGCTGACGGCAGCCACCGGCGGAGCAGAGCTGTCCTGCTACCGCTGCACCGTGCCCTTCGGCGTGGTGGTCCTGATCGCAGGCATCGTGGTGACGGCTGTCGCGTACAGCTTCAACTCTCACGGCTCCACCATATCTTACTTCGGACTGGTGCTGCTCTCAGCCGGCCTGGTGCTGCTCGCCCTGAGCGCCGTTTGCTGGAAGGTGCggatggagagaaagaaagagaggagacGAGAGAGTCAGACGGCACTGGTGGCCCATCAGAGGAGCATCTTACCCTGATTCCACACAAGCATGAACTCAGAAACCTTCACGATGAACGAGTCGATGCGTCATCCAGATGTTTTGCGTCAGGTCGGaccataaattgtaaaaaaagatGGATGACTCATGTCCGCTTCCTTCCACTAGAAGCCAAACAGAGATTGTCTTACTAGAGAGACGAGAGGGTCTGTATTACTTACTATTAGGGAAAGCGTATTGGCATTTACCGGAAGCATTAGCATTAGCTGTTACACTTTTTGCCTTTTTCAGACTTGCCTTCTAGTGATGTTCCCGTGCAGATGACATCATTGACGCCACATCCTGTTTGTAAAGCATcaaataacttttcagaaaaacgAACACTTGAACATATATCTGAGTGATAAGAACTACCGGAAGATATGGAAGCTGTCTTTTCTGAAGtgcaattcgtttttttttttagttcggCTCATGTCCCATTGGTTAACATGGAGGGGGCGGGGTTTATTAGTTATACTGTAGCCGGCCACCAGAGGGCGATTGAGAAAATTATGATTCGAAGCACCATGTTTGGGACAGTTTACAGAACATTGGCCTCAGGGAGTGACAAGACTCCATTTTTAATAGTATCAAATAACTTAACTAAAAACGAACTTGTGTAGAAAAACGAATACTTAAACATGCATCAGAGTGAAAAGACGGAAACCATCTTCGATTGGCCTGGTTTTGCTCGAGTTCCATTGGTTTACATGGAAAGGGTCTATCC contains:
- the LOC113067471 gene encoding transmembrane protein 100-like, producing MPQNTLTLDPAMPTELLKDTMTIPGAPERILQEKSNNNEPPQLQPLAITIALVNEGQLTAATGGAELSCYRCTVPFGVVVLIAGIVVTAVAYSFNSHGSTISYFGLVLLSAGLVLLALSAVCWKVRMERKKERRRESQTALVAHQRSILP